The Desulfomicrobium orale DSM 12838 genome includes a window with the following:
- a CDS encoding glycosyltransferase family 2 protein encodes MRFEAIVVSYGREKVLLENHAALRALYPELPVCWGIQGTLSGEISAAVESDPHLRLEHREQPHITAALNQCIRSSEADVAIMLDDDARPCPGWLEAFEAAFAAYPDAPYIMGREIRTRCHGLGGLLARGLLEAMCRPFAPAEALSAGRLVGWINGAGLLLGNFDLPGVCLINAPRGCNLALRRAAWERLGGFSEDFTGNQWGFEVDFGLRARHAGLEGIFWGAAMAVHDQESGGGTRAVRSWGSLRHAVHNHAQVNRHLGWSGWIGALPRLARAAWKGR; translated from the coding sequence GTGCGGTTTGAAGCCATTGTTGTTTCCTATGGCCGGGAGAAGGTCCTGCTCGAAAATCATGCGGCCTTGCGCGCTCTGTACCCGGAACTGCCTGTGTGCTGGGGCATCCAGGGGACCCTTTCCGGGGAGATTTCGGCCGCCGTGGAGTCGGACCCGCATCTGCGCCTGGAACATCGGGAACAGCCGCATATCACTGCCGCTCTGAACCAGTGCATTCGTTCCTCCGAAGCGGATGTGGCCATCATGCTCGATGACGATGCCAGACCCTGTCCCGGCTGGCTGGAGGCCTTTGAGGCCGCCTTTGCGGCATATCCCGACGCGCCCTACATCATGGGCCGGGAAATCCGGACCCGGTGCCATGGTTTGGGGGGCCTCCTGGCGCGTGGCCTGCTGGAAGCCATGTGCCGTCCTTTTGCCCCGGCCGAGGCCTTGAGTGCCGGCCGGCTGGTGGGATGGATCAACGGCGCGGGCTTGCTGCTGGGAAACTTCGATCTGCCCGGCGTATGCCTGATCAACGCTCCCCGCGGCTGCAACCTGGCTTTACGGCGGGCGGCGTGGGAGAGGCTTGGCGGGTTCAGTGAAGATTTCACGGGGAATCAGTGGGGCTTTGAGGTGGACTTCGGTCTGCGGGCCCGGCATGCCGGACTGGAAGGAATTTTCTGGGGCGCGGCCATGGCCGTTCACGACCAGGAATCTGGCGGCGGCACCAGAGCCGTCCGGTCCTGGGGAAGTCTGCGTCATGCCGTTCACAACCATGCCCAGGTGAATCGCCATTTGGGCTGGAGCGGCTGGATCGGCGCGCTGCCGCGCCTTGCGCGGGCGGCCTGGAAAGGGCGCTGA
- the gspM gene encoding type II secretion system protein GspM: MRQLWTDEAFRRLALMALAGILAVAMAVRFVADYRAGRIQELRDRYEAKWMEYERYTRLLANRDMYVKMQADLDNVEKGVVGKRFFTAPSIALAEVRFQDLVNAVAKKNGLPIISLKTLKAVETGDLKEMRLAISCRTEIGVLNDFLYDISTQDAVVFVESMDIKRLGDSEERLYNFNAALKAYAL, from the coding sequence ATGCGTCAATTATGGACCGACGAAGCCTTTCGACGGCTGGCTCTGATGGCTCTGGCCGGAATTCTGGCTGTGGCCATGGCCGTGCGTTTTGTGGCGGATTATCGCGCCGGGCGCATCCAGGAACTGCGCGACCGCTATGAAGCCAAATGGATGGAGTATGAGCGCTACACGCGTCTTTTGGCCAACCGCGACATGTACGTGAAAATGCAGGCGGATCTGGACAATGTGGAGAAAGGCGTGGTCGGAAAGCGTTTTTTCACGGCTCCGAGCATCGCTCTGGCCGAGGTCCGCTTTCAGGATCTGGTCAACGCCGTGGCCAAGAAAAACGGTCTGCCCATCATCTCTCTGAAGACACTGAAAGCCGTCGAAACGGGAGATCTGAAGGAAATGCGGCTGGCCATCAGCTGCCGCACGGAAATCGGCGTACTGAACGATTTTCTGTACGATATTTCAACCCAGGACGCGGTCGTGTTCGTGGAATCCATGGACATCAAGCGGCTGGGGGACAGTGAGGAGCGGCTCTACAATTTCAACGCGGCCCTCAAGGCATACGCTCTATGA
- the gspD gene encoding type II secretion system secretin GspD: MNPARSALAGMLMMTMIMVAGCQSTALERARQMSMRPGSLVDPVFTDNATEISPDAKERAAEHREDMRNRNLLSDMEAQDRDFNRRLSGVLGQGAASRPGSGTISAGRAVRGETTPVSFDFFDADLADVVRLFMELLKENYSLDSKVAGKVALHVHADMSRDEIWELFRGVLRMQGAVATLDNGVWRIVPLGDAPATVDVNGIVFDEDGARKRGQSVQVFKLDFLPVSEFSNVVKPYLSPGSMVYGHEQTGIMLVSDFPHTLRKIERLVEIFDVSAFAGLYMRVYSLKYVKAEEMLKELDAVVQATMLKQQGREKVSFLGLPRLNMIVALTWNEANLPFVEEWVQQLDRIAPSVAAAGQGENIFVYRMENGDAKTVVESLEGLFASRETRAARKAAQGSESLEETDLPLGAQLAAEEAKPGENFVDNTMKTAEEHRAEAQAGSKTAGFSGELSGPVAFVVDEPTNSILVRCAEVDYRIIRGVIQQLDIFPRQVLIEVLIAEINLDESNKLGVEWQHIFNLGGSATGTLGVDSSLGTVRPGATTPIAGGLSYVVGNTQRFKSALKASASENNVQVLSSPHILASDNQPATIDIGSEVPVVTGTTQTSGGTVTTQQNVQYRNTGVLLTVTPHINDTGLVRMEVSQEVSELSDKQVQGISSPIFSKRKAETMLAVQDGQTIVIGGMIRRSRTDNYSGVPLLSRVPILKNLVGYQNKGWENTELMLFITPHVVSHNEDAEFVSRRFLQRLADVKKGVQ; encoded by the coding sequence ATGAATCCAGCACGTTCCGCTCTGGCGGGTATGTTGATGATGACCATGATCATGGTGGCGGGTTGTCAGTCCACGGCTCTGGAGCGGGCGCGGCAGATGTCCATGCGCCCCGGTTCCCTGGTGGACCCGGTGTTCACGGATAACGCGACGGAAATCTCTCCTGACGCGAAGGAACGCGCGGCGGAGCACCGCGAGGACATGCGCAACCGGAATCTGCTTTCGGATATGGAGGCTCAGGACCGGGACTTCAACCGGCGGCTGTCCGGCGTGCTGGGCCAGGGGGCGGCGTCTCGCCCGGGAAGCGGGACCATCAGTGCTGGCCGCGCCGTGCGGGGCGAGACCACTCCGGTCAGCTTCGATTTTTTTGACGCGGATCTGGCCGATGTGGTCCGGCTGTTCATGGAGCTGCTGAAGGAAAACTACAGTCTGGACTCCAAAGTGGCGGGCAAGGTGGCCCTGCATGTCCACGCCGACATGAGCCGGGATGAGATCTGGGAGCTGTTCCGCGGAGTACTGCGGATGCAGGGTGCCGTGGCCACTCTGGACAACGGGGTCTGGCGCATTGTGCCTCTGGGGGATGCTCCTGCCACCGTGGACGTGAACGGTATCGTCTTTGACGAGGACGGAGCCCGCAAGCGCGGACAGAGCGTTCAGGTCTTCAAGCTCGATTTTCTGCCGGTGTCGGAGTTCTCCAATGTGGTCAAGCCGTACCTTTCTCCGGGCAGCATGGTGTACGGTCACGAGCAGACGGGCATTATGCTGGTCTCGGATTTTCCCCACACTTTGCGCAAGATCGAGCGACTGGTGGAGATTTTCGATGTCAGCGCCTTTGCCGGACTGTACATGCGGGTCTATTCGCTCAAATATGTGAAGGCCGAGGAAATGCTCAAGGAACTCGATGCCGTGGTGCAGGCCACCATGCTCAAGCAGCAGGGGCGGGAGAAGGTCAGTTTTCTGGGCCTGCCGCGTCTGAACATGATCGTGGCCCTGACCTGGAACGAGGCCAATCTGCCCTTTGTGGAGGAATGGGTTCAGCAGCTGGACCGCATCGCTCCGTCCGTGGCCGCGGCCGGACAGGGCGAGAACATTTTCGTGTACCGGATGGAAAACGGGGACGCCAAGACCGTGGTGGAATCCCTGGAGGGCCTTTTCGCCTCCCGCGAGACCCGCGCCGCCCGAAAAGCGGCCCAGGGAAGTGAATCTCTGGAGGAGACGGACCTGCCCCTGGGCGCGCAACTGGCCGCCGAGGAGGCGAAGCCGGGGGAGAACTTCGTGGACAACACCATGAAGACCGCCGAGGAGCATAGGGCCGAGGCTCAGGCCGGTTCCAAGACTGCCGGATTTTCCGGGGAGCTGAGCGGACCCGTGGCCTTCGTGGTGGACGAGCCCACAAATTCCATTCTGGTGCGCTGTGCCGAGGTCGACTACCGCATCATTCGCGGGGTCATCCAGCAGCTGGATATCTTTCCCCGGCAGGTGCTGATCGAGGTGCTCATCGCGGAGATCAATCTGGACGAGAGCAACAAGCTGGGCGTGGAGTGGCAGCATATCTTCAATCTGGGCGGCTCGGCCACGGGCACACTGGGGGTGGATTCTTCTCTTGGTACGGTCAGACCCGGCGCGACGACTCCCATTGCCGGAGGCCTGTCCTATGTGGTGGGCAATACCCAGCGGTTCAAGTCCGCCCTCAAGGCGTCGGCTTCGGAGAACAATGTGCAGGTGCTTTCTTCCCCGCACATTCTGGCCTCGGACAACCAGCCCGCGACCATCGACATCGGTTCGGAAGTGCCCGTGGTCACAGGCACGACCCAGACCTCGGGCGGCACCGTGACCACCCAGCAGAACGTGCAGTACCGCAACACCGGCGTGCTGCTGACGGTCACGCCGCATATCAACGACACGGGGCTGGTGCGCATGGAAGTGTCCCAGGAGGTCAGCGAGCTTTCGGACAAGCAGGTGCAGGGCATTTCCTCGCCCATCTTCTCCAAACGCAAGGCCGAAACCATGCTGGCGGTGCAGGACGGGCAGACCATCGTCATCGGCGGCATGATCAGACGGTCGCGCACGGACAACTATTCCGGTGTCCCCCTGCTTTCCAGAGTACCCATTCTGAAGAATCTGGTCGGGTACCAGAACAAGGGTTGGGAGAACACCGAGCTTATGCTTTTCATCACGCCGCATGTGGTGTCCCATAACGAGGATGCCGAGTTCGTGTCGCGCCGTTTTCTCCAGCGTCTGGCGGATGTGAAGAAAGGGGTGCAATGA
- a CDS encoding tetratricopeptide repeat protein, which produces MISRRDLLFGAIRRWRKDDDRPVSGIGADIGAADMAFARKDYAAARELYKAVLKANRLHKEARVRLGLCHYHLEEYVQAKDTLLMAVRQHPQDYLARLYLGLSYARRRQVEKCMDVWKDFMNREHIGVMREINAHKALHECGEALDGIEMADAVEKALAQG; this is translated from the coding sequence ATGATATCCAGGCGCGATCTGCTTTTCGGAGCGATCCGCCGGTGGCGGAAAGATGATGACAGACCCGTTTCGGGCATCGGCGCGGATATCGGCGCCGCCGACATGGCCTTTGCCCGCAAGGATTACGCGGCTGCCCGCGAACTTTACAAGGCTGTGCTCAAGGCCAACCGCCTGCACAAGGAGGCCCGCGTACGTCTGGGGTTGTGCCACTACCATCTGGAGGAGTATGTTCAGGCCAAGGATACCCTGCTCATGGCCGTCCGGCAGCATCCTCAGGATTATCTCGCCCGGTTGTATCTGGGCCTGAGCTACGCCCGGCGGCGGCAGGTGGAAAAATGCATGGACGTCTGGAAGGATTTCATGAACCGTGAACATATCGGCGTGATGCGTGAAATCAACGCCCACAAGGCTCTCCATGAATGTGGCGAGGCTCTCGACGGCATCGAGATGGCGGACGCCGTGGAAAAAGCCCTGGCCCAAGGCTGA
- a CDS encoding glycosyltransferase produces the protein MRVALIHYWLVNWRGGEKVLAALAELFPQADIFTHVCRPEILPPELRSRRITTTFIGRLPGAARWYKGYLPLMPMALENLDLREYDLVISSESGPAKNVITRPDAVHVCYCHSPMRYIWDLAPEYRAGMPFVMRALSTPVAHYLRLADAAGAQRVDAFAANSAFVAGRVRRYYRREAQVIHPPVDTEFFTPGGKSGKEHYLVAGQLVGYKRADLAVAACTELNLPLVVAGEGPEGAKLRRMAGPSVRFAGRVTDEELRELMRSCRALVFPGEEDFGLVPVEAMACGTPVIAFGGAVRWKRYCLAAQAFFSTARVWRR, from the coding sequence ATGCGTGTGGCGCTTATCCATTACTGGCTGGTCAACTGGCGCGGCGGAGAAAAGGTGCTTGCCGCTTTGGCGGAGCTTTTTCCCCAGGCGGACATTTTCACTCATGTCTGCCGGCCGGAAATTCTGCCGCCGGAGTTGCGGAGCCGCCGTATCACGACGACCTTCATCGGCCGGCTGCCCGGAGCCGCACGGTGGTACAAGGGGTATCTGCCGCTCATGCCCATGGCTCTGGAGAATCTGGATCTGCGGGAATACGATCTGGTCATCAGTTCCGAATCCGGGCCGGCCAAAAATGTCATCACCCGCCCCGACGCCGTCCATGTCTGCTATTGCCACTCCCCCATGCGGTATATCTGGGATCTGGCTCCGGAATACAGGGCCGGGATGCCCTTTGTCATGCGGGCTCTGTCCACCCCGGTGGCGCATTACCTGCGTCTGGCCGACGCCGCCGGGGCGCAGAGGGTGGACGCCTTCGCGGCCAATTCGGCTTTTGTGGCCGGCCGGGTACGCAGATACTACCGCCGGGAAGCGCAGGTCATCCATCCGCCGGTGGACACGGAATTTTTCACTCCGGGAGGAAAAAGCGGCAAGGAGCATTACCTCGTGGCGGGGCAACTGGTCGGCTACAAACGCGCGGACCTGGCCGTGGCGGCCTGCACGGAGCTGAATCTGCCGCTGGTGGTGGCAGGTGAAGGTCCCGAAGGGGCAAAACTGCGGCGCATGGCCGGACCCTCGGTGCGTTTTGCCGGGCGGGTCACGGATGAAGAACTGCGCGAACTCATGCGGTCGTGCCGGGCGCTTGTCTTCCCCGGTGAGGAGGATTTCGGGCTGGTGCCGGTGGAGGCCATGGCCTGCGGCACTCCGGTCATTGCTTTCGGGGGGGCGGTGCGCTGGAAACGGTACTGCCTGGCCGCACAGGCCTTTTTTTCGACCGCCAGAGTGTGGAGGCGTTGA
- the wbaP gene encoding undecaprenyl-phosphate galactose phosphotransferase WbaP: MNLFGKITPGARMTALTLAGDTLALVLAAFVAVGMRFFFDGQFELILYIRLLPALSLFYALFALRGLYPGVLLSPPDELKRLSQAVTLGFLLLTAGTFLSRQGHLYSRAIFIGAWLLSLGLVPVMRSLARNWGWRLGWWGYPAVVLGARVTGRAVVRAMLRTPRLGLRPVALLDDDPGKIGRRMYGIPVAGPLSEATEMARNMPGGVAILAMPGVGRERLNTIMEEYTHGFGRIMLVPDLFGATRLWVSALDFKGMLALDIRQKLLDPNRQKFKRASELVLLTLAAPFLLPLFVCIAALIKCDSPGPVFFRQQRIGLGGKDIFIWKFRTMVANAEECLDECLEHDPELREEWESQQKLRHDPRVTRLGRFLRVSSLDELPQLYNVLRGDMSLVGPRPIVWAEVEKYREGFELYKRVRPGLTGLWQISGRSSTSYGLRVELDGYYVRNWSLWFDIYILAKTPLEVFKGRGAY; the protein is encoded by the coding sequence ATGAACCTGTTCGGGAAGATAACCCCCGGGGCACGGATGACGGCCCTGACTCTGGCCGGGGATACCCTGGCCCTGGTCCTTGCGGCCTTCGTGGCGGTGGGGATGCGCTTTTTCTTCGACGGGCAGTTTGAACTCATCCTCTATATCCGTCTGCTGCCGGCCCTGAGTCTTTTCTATGCCCTTTTCGCCCTGCGGGGACTGTACCCCGGGGTGCTGCTCAGCCCTCCCGATGAGTTGAAGCGTCTGTCCCAGGCGGTCACGCTGGGTTTTCTGTTGCTGACGGCCGGGACATTTCTTTCGCGTCAGGGGCATCTGTATTCCCGGGCCATTTTTATCGGAGCGTGGCTGCTGTCTCTGGGGCTGGTGCCGGTCATGCGTTCTCTGGCCAGAAACTGGGGCTGGCGGCTGGGATGGTGGGGTTATCCGGCCGTGGTGCTGGGCGCCAGAGTGACCGGCCGGGCAGTTGTACGGGCCATGCTGCGTACTCCCCGCTTGGGTCTCAGGCCTGTGGCGCTTCTGGATGACGATCCGGGCAAGATCGGACGCCGGATGTACGGCATTCCCGTGGCCGGCCCCCTGTCCGAAGCAACGGAAATGGCCCGGAACATGCCCGGCGGCGTGGCCATTCTGGCCATGCCCGGCGTGGGGCGGGAGCGTCTGAACACCATCATGGAAGAGTACACGCACGGCTTCGGCCGGATCATGCTGGTACCCGATCTGTTCGGAGCGACCCGCCTGTGGGTTTCGGCCCTGGACTTCAAAGGCATGCTGGCGCTGGATATCCGCCAGAAGCTGCTGGATCCGAACCGTCAGAAGTTCAAACGCGCTTCGGAGCTGGTGCTTCTTACGCTGGCGGCGCCGTTTCTGCTCCCGCTTTTCGTGTGCATCGCCGCGCTCATCAAATGCGACAGTCCGGGCCCCGTTTTTTTTCGGCAGCAGCGTATCGGTTTGGGCGGTAAGGATATTTTCATCTGGAAGTTCAGAACCATGGTCGCCAATGCCGAGGAGTGTCTGGACGAATGTCTGGAGCACGATCCGGAACTGCGTGAGGAGTGGGAAAGCCAGCAGAAGCTCCGGCATGATCCCCGTGTGACCAGGCTGGGGCGTTTTCTGCGCGTTTCGAGTCTGGATGAACTGCCGCAGCTCTACAACGTGCTGCGGGGCGACATGAGCCTGGTGGGCCCCAGGCCCATCGTGTGGGCGGAGGTGGAGAAGTACCGGGAAGGTTTCGAACTCTACAAGCGGGTGCGGCCGGGCCTGACCGGGCTGTGGCAGATTTCCGGGCGCAGCAGCACCAGCTATGGCTTGCGGGTGGAGCTGGACGGCTATTACGTGCGCAACTGGTCTCTGTGGTTTGACATCTATATTCTGGCCAAAACACCCCTCGAGGTCTTCAAGGGCCGCGGCGCGTACTGA
- a CDS encoding glycosyltransferase family 2 protein, with product MAARTGVLILNYNGASDAMTCVESLRALLCVPPRVVVCDNASPDGSWQQLTDWAGQWPEREFPAEICEALGVRNGLEYAGSGFTLTLLHSPRNLGFAGGCNLGLRYLLSCSGIDRIWLLNNDTVVHPAALDFLTHALDAPSAGLPRGVACGPVLYRETIPSPPAVQAYGGGRYYPLLGSSFLNGNGRKYCPEEARRAAAWPLDFPLGASMLVSRAFLESVGLLDERFFLYFEEIDWMLRARGRFTLAYTPHALVWHREGAACGAGRSRGGEKSGLADFHFQRSRLLCVRKHFPFFFPLVLATLAVSAVRRVMRGQWRRLPMLWRCAVEVCRAV from the coding sequence ATGGCCGCCCGGACCGGTGTTCTGATCCTCAATTACAATGGCGCTTCCGATGCCATGACCTGCGTGGAGAGCCTTCGGGCTCTCCTCTGCGTTCCTCCGCGGGTGGTGGTCTGTGACAACGCTTCGCCCGACGGTTCGTGGCAGCAATTGACTGACTGGGCCGGACAATGGCCAGAACGGGAGTTTCCGGCGGAAATATGTGAGGCCCTGGGCGTCCGGAACGGTCTGGAATATGCCGGATCCGGTTTTACCCTGACCCTGCTGCATTCCCCCCGCAATCTCGGTTTTGCCGGAGGCTGCAACCTGGGTTTGCGTTATTTGCTGTCCTGCTCCGGCATCGATCGGATCTGGCTGCTGAATAACGACACGGTAGTGCATCCGGCGGCCCTCGATTTTCTGACTCATGCTCTGGACGCGCCCTCTGCCGGTCTTCCCCGCGGCGTGGCCTGCGGGCCGGTGCTCTACCGCGAAACAATCCCGTCTCCCCCCGCGGTGCAGGCTTATGGCGGCGGCCGCTATTATCCGCTTCTGGGCAGCTCTTTTCTGAACGGTAATGGCCGGAAGTACTGTCCGGAAGAGGCCCGCAGGGCGGCGGCCTGGCCCCTGGATTTTCCTTTGGGCGCGAGCATGCTGGTTTCCCGTGCCTTTCTGGAGAGTGTGGGCCTGCTGGACGAGCGTTTCTTTCTGTATTTCGAGGAGATCGACTGGATGCTTCGGGCGCGGGGGCGTTTTACCCTGGCCTACACGCCCCATGCGCTGGTCTGGCACAGGGAAGGAGCGGCCTGCGGCGCAGGGCGAAGCCGTGGAGGGGAGAAAAGCGGGCTTGCGGATTTTCATTTCCAGCGCAGCAGGCTTTTGTGCGTACGCAAGCATTTTCCGTTTTTTTTCCCGCTGGTTCTGGCCACTCTCGCGGTCAGCGCGGTCCGGCGAGTGATGCGCGGGCAGTGGCGGCGGCTGCCCATGCTTTGGCGTTGCGCCGTGGAGGTCTGCCGTGCGGTTTGA
- a CDS encoding DUF1786 domain-containing protein, with the protein MKPRTCLILDIGSGTQDVLLYQDGLELENCAKFVLPSPARYVAARIGELTAAGRDIYLHGRNMGGGFWRAVKAHQDAGLGVFAHPEAALALGDDLEQIRGFGVTVTERAPLNAAQVRLSDFDPGFWEGFLRHAGLDQPDMILACVQDHGFHPGKSNRISRFRYWEKFMREDEGRLFRLLYREPPAEMTRLCALRKAIGAGLVADTGAAAMLGALFDKEVEESAARDGVLIVNIGNSHTIAFLVREDRVWGVYEHHTGFLDQAKLLEHLSLFRCGGLAGLRVFEDGGHGCVISERLPGSFARTVVIGPRRNMLAGAAGVEFPAPGGDMMLAGCFGLLKGWRSLESAS; encoded by the coding sequence GTGAAACCCCGCACCTGCCTCATACTCGATATCGGCAGCGGTACCCAGGACGTGCTGCTGTATCAAGATGGCCTGGAACTGGAAAACTGTGCCAAGTTCGTCCTGCCGTCCCCGGCCAGATACGTAGCCGCCCGCATCGGAGAGCTGACCGCGGCCGGGCGGGACATCTATCTGCACGGGCGGAACATGGGCGGAGGTTTCTGGCGGGCAGTGAAGGCACACCAGGATGCCGGACTGGGAGTCTTCGCCCATCCCGAAGCGGCCCTGGCTCTGGGCGACGATCTGGAACAGATACGCGGCTTCGGAGTGACCGTCACGGAACGCGCGCCCCTCAATGCCGCCCAGGTCCGCCTGAGCGACTTCGATCCGGGATTCTGGGAAGGATTTCTGCGCCACGCCGGGCTGGACCAGCCGGACATGATCCTGGCCTGTGTGCAGGACCACGGCTTTCATCCGGGAAAAAGCAACCGCATTTCCCGTTTCCGATACTGGGAAAAATTCATGCGCGAGGACGAAGGCCGCCTTTTCCGTCTGCTTTACCGCGAACCCCCGGCGGAAATGACGCGGCTTTGCGCGCTGCGCAAAGCCATCGGAGCGGGTCTGGTCGCGGATACCGGGGCCGCCGCCATGCTGGGCGCCCTGTTCGACAAAGAAGTGGAAGAAAGCGCGGCCCGCGACGGGGTGCTGATCGTCAACATCGGCAACAGCCACACCATTGCCTTTCTGGTGCGGGAGGACAGGGTCTGGGGCGTGTACGAGCACCATACCGGATTTCTGGACCAAGCCAAACTGCTGGAGCATCTGTCGCTGTTCCGTTGCGGAGGACTGGCCGGTCTGCGTGTATTCGAAGACGGCGGGCATGGCTGCGTGATTTCCGAAAGACTGCCGGGAAGTTTCGCCCGCACCGTGGTCATCGGCCCCAGAAGAAACATGCTGGCCGGAGCGGCTGGAGTCGAATTTCCCGCGCCGGGCGGCGACATGATGCTGGCCGGATGCTTCGGCCTGCTCAAAGGATGGAGAAGCCTGGAAAGCGCGTCATGA
- a CDS encoding type II secretion system protein GspL: MKKFDWTVFFPGQMTFLLLPGELIGVRSVHVGGRGRSTHARSWACADREALSRSLLAAREELGVGKDTLCHVGLPLGDMTLVEFSLPLAARDDLDNAVRYSLMRHVPFDLDGFRWEFDAVEEQGEVAVAVTLMHRQTLAAVMDRFSSAGVPVATVFPACMVLFPHIPDGGVAALTRGGAADAVIWNGRRICWQQGGAESPSALVARAAGLLESYGVESRSVAVLGPALEVPEARSIAPEELDLGGPRRFRINVISERAIRGRRRARQAVLWAAALLVCTLLLLPFRDVLVWERRVSALEERVGELRQEADSLINMREQSAAFEKRMERWSRTFASNVDMGRILREVTELMPAGAWLDNLQIQERRIVVAGNAPSATFVLEQMEISSLFQDARFDAPVTRQGQLEVFRIAATISPQ; this comes from the coding sequence CGGTCCACGCACGCCCGCAGCTGGGCCTGCGCGGATCGCGAGGCCCTGTCCCGATCCCTGCTGGCGGCCAGGGAAGAACTGGGCGTGGGCAAAGACACGTTGTGCCATGTGGGCCTGCCCCTGGGTGACATGACGCTGGTGGAGTTCTCCCTGCCTCTGGCTGCCCGCGACGACCTGGACAATGCCGTGCGTTACTCCCTGATGCGGCATGTGCCCTTTGATCTGGATGGTTTCCGGTGGGAATTCGACGCCGTGGAGGAGCAGGGAGAGGTGGCTGTGGCCGTGACGCTCATGCACCGGCAGACTCTTGCGGCGGTGATGGACCGCTTCAGCTCGGCCGGCGTGCCGGTGGCCACGGTGTTTCCCGCCTGCATGGTCCTGTTTCCGCACATTCCGGACGGGGGTGTGGCGGCCTTGACGCGCGGCGGCGCGGCGGATGCGGTCATCTGGAACGGGCGGCGGATATGCTGGCAGCAGGGCGGTGCCGAGAGCCCTTCGGCCTTGGTGGCCCGGGCCGCCGGACTGCTGGAGAGCTACGGCGTGGAGAGCCGCTCCGTGGCGGTACTGGGGCCCGCTCTTGAAGTGCCGGAGGCCCGTTCCATCGCCCCCGAAGAGCTCGATCTGGGCGGGCCGCGCCGTTTCCGGATCAATGTCATTTCCGAGCGGGCCATCCGTGGCCGCCGCCGGGCGCGGCAGGCCGTGCTCTGGGCTGCCGCGCTGCTGGTCTGTACACTGCTCTTGCTGCCGTTTCGGGACGTGCTGGTCTGGGAGCGCCGGGTATCGGCTCTGGAAGAGCGGGTGGGGGAATTGCGCCAGGAGGCGGATTCACTCATCAACATGCGTGAGCAAAGCGCCGCTTTTGAAAAACGCATGGAGCGCTGGTCCCGGACTTTTGCCAGCAACGTGGATATGGGGCGGATCCTGCGCGAAGTGACGGAACTCATGCCTGCCGGGGCCTGGCTCGACAACCTGCAGATACAGGAACGCCGGATCGTCGTGGCGGGCAACGCGCCCTCGGCCACCTTCGTACTGGAACAGATGGAGATTTCCTCCCTTTTTCAGGATGCGCGTTTCGACGCTCCCGTGACCCGGCAGGGGCAGCTTGAAGTCTTCCGCATCGCCGCCACCATCAGCCCACAGTGA